AGCCGTTTGTGTAGCTTGCAATGTATTGGTCAGGGCCGACCATTCCCCGGCTTTGATCTGGCCAATCATTTGATCGAGCTGCGTTCGGTAGCCGTAGAGGGTTTGCAGCAATGCGGGTTGATTAAATTCCGCCATCATCCGCCCCAGCTCGGGATTGCCACCACCCACCCGGCTGGTGTCACGAAAGCCAGAGCTGGCCAGGGCTTGGGCCAGGGCGATTACTGCCTTGTCCGGTTCATTGAGGCAACTCGCAATCAAGCTGGCACTTGTTATGACCGGCAAATGGGAAATCCAAGCCACTGCTCGATCGTGGTCTGGGGGGGCGCAGTGCAGCAAATTTGCCTTCAGGTCGTTGATCAGATGTTCCATTGTCGTCACAGCGGTCTGTGGGGTGCTCGCAATCGGCGTGAGCACGTAGGGATTGCCCGCAAATAAGTTCCGCAAGGCCGCATCGACGCCGCTTTCTGCGGTCCCAGCCATGGGATGGCCGCCAATAAAGTTTGGCCATAGCGGCGCGATTGTCTCGACGACACCGGCTTTCACCGAACCGACATCCGTCAGAATTGTCGTGGGGCGCAGGTGCGGGACTAATTGCTCAACGGTGGCTTTAATCTGGCCGATCGGTGTGCAAATGAAGATGACATCGGCTACGGCTAAAGTTGTCAGGTCCGTACTGGCGCGATCAACAATTGCGCGTTCAACGGCTACCTTGCAGGTGCGATTGCGGCGGCTGACGCCGATGACTTCATAACCCTTCGCTTTGAGATCAAGTCCTAGGGAGCCACCGATGAGACCTAAGCCAATAATGCCGATTTTCATGTTTGAATCCTTGGCAGTTATGCCTGTAAGCCTTTTCCTAGCATAAACTTCATGGATCATCCTGCGAATCTTTGCAGCGAATGTTCGTGGGATCAGGCATGATGAAGCTATCTGTTGAATATTGTCATCGTGTGTTGTTTGTTGAGTTGAATGTGTCTCAAGTGCTGTGTTGTCCCGCTTGTGTGCTGAATGCTGGCCAGTCGTTTGGCTGAATCAGTGTGGCATTAATTTTAGTGGTCAATGAATTAACTGCCATAGATGGCAATTGATGATGCGGCGACTTGATGGAAGATAAACCTACACTCCTGGAATGAGCCGGTTTCCGTAATGATCCGGGAATTCTACGATCAGAGTGTACTGATATCTATCCCGGACAAATAATTTGATTCGATCCTCTTAGTACAAGCTAGCGTGCATGAATTCCGAAGCCCTTTTAGCGCAATATGATGGCGGCGATCGTCAATTTGAAACAGTTGAACTGACTGACGCGAAGTTAACCCATCAAAAACTACCCGGCATTAATCTCCGTCGTGCGCAGTTGGTTGGCGCCAATTTCCAAGGCGGTGATTTGGCCTTAGCCGACTTTTCCCAAGCGAACCTGCGATCGGCGGATCTACGGTATGCCAATCTGCAGCGAGCGGACTTGTCCGAAGCTGATTTGACGGGGGCGAATTTGTCGGATGCAAATTTGTCTGCGGCGCAGCTGAGTTATACCACTTTGAACTATGCCGAATTGCATCAGGCCGATCTGCGCCATAGCAATCTGTCGGGTGCTTCATTTGTTGGGGCAAAATTACCGGGGGCGGATCTGAGTAATGCAAACTTGGCCGGTTCCGATTTGCGGGGGGCAGAATTTCGCCAAACCAAGCTGGATTGTGCAAACCTCCGGGGTGCGAATCTGCAAGATGCGAATTTGCGGTGGGCCGATTTAAGTGGTGCGGATTTAAGCGGTGCAGATTTAAGCGGTGCGACGCTGAGTGGTGCGACGCTGACGGGGGCAAATCTGAGTGGGACTATCTTGATTGATGCGGTCTTTGTGCATGCGGATCTAACGCGGGCGAATCTGAATGAAGTGGATTGGTCCGGCGCCGATTTTACCGCAGCTAAAATGACGGGCGTGAAGTTGCATAATACCCGTCCCTTTGGTGCGACGTTTGATGGACTGGAATGTCAATGGTTGGACTTAAGCGCGAATGGTGATCATTCGACGACGTTCCAGTTTTCGAGCAAGAATCCCTACGAATACTTTTATAAAGCGGCACCAACGGTGGAAATCATCATTGATGGCCGCCTCAATACTGAGGGGCATAGTGCCCTAGCGGTGATTTATCAGCGGCTCGCACGTCAGCTCAAGACCGCTTTGCCAACCCCCCACGTCTTGCCCGATCGTAAACGGACGCGGTTGACCTTTACCTTACATCGCGACGAAAAATTATTTTTGACGGCCTATACGATGATGTTTCCCTTCACAGATGCGGTGATTAGTCATCAAGCCTTAGTGGAGCAGCTACGATCGATTACCCAGGAATGTTTGCAGCAATCGAAGCCGCAGATGCAGGCTTTTCAGCGGATGGTGACGAACCTCAACCAACAGCGGCAGAAAACAATTGCCGACGCCCAGTTGCAGAGCTTGGCGCAGTCGGTCCAGTCGGTGCCATTTTTTCAAGCGCCGACCCGGATTATTGTGACGAATTCTAATGCGCACCGGTTGGTGTTGTATGGGAATCCCACCTTTGGGCGGCGATCGAGTCAAATGTTGGCCAGTTGCCTCAACTCAGAACAAACCGTCCTCCAAACCTCTGGAGGACGGCTATCACGGCCCAGCCGTGAAGAAGTGATTCACTTTATCAATCGCTTCCGCTGGTCGGAGCATTACCTGCGCGGGATTGCTAGCTAAGGGGCGAAGGTTCGGCGCCGACGAGTACCGCATCGATTAATACAGGTAAATGGCGCCCTTCTCATGGATATTCAGCGTTGTATCGCCCTGGCCGCCTGTGATATTGAGGTCGAGCTTGACTTTGTTTTGGCTGACGCGCATCAAATATTTGACGCCGATCGAACGTTTCGCATTGATATTTAGAAATGCAGGGAAATCGGTCACGATCACACTGGCGGTTTGGCCCGGTGCCAAGGTGCGGAAGTTGGTATGAGTTGTAATTAAATACTCCAACTCTTCCTGTGTTTTGTTATTCAGCTCGATCGTCACGGGCTTTTCTGGATTAATTCGCGCCAGGGGCACCCAGTCGATGGATGTCTTACTTTGAATAGCAGCCTTGGGCTTAGCTGTGTCAGTTGATTTTTCCGGTTTTGCCTGTGTGGGTTTTGCCTCGTCTGGCTCCGGGGTCGTGGCTTCAGGCGGCTCGGTTGGTGGCTCGGCGGCTTCGGCGGTGGTTGTGTCGTCTTTCTCCGTGGTTTCTGCCGCTGTGGCTTCGGCGGTTTCTGCACGGGCGATTTCTGGGCTGAAGCCGGAGGTGATTATTCCCGATACAAGTAAGCCAGATGCGAGCAGGCCCGCGAATAATGGTTTGTATGTCATATGTCTACCTAAAACGTTTGCAGTCGCGTTTGCATGTCGCGAATTGATTTTCATCAGCGTTCTTGACGGGGCAGACCTGTCGATCGTGCCGATGCGTCCCCTTATTTCCACATGGTAAAGCGCGAACTCTCAGAGTGCACTGAATTCAGCACTAGCGCGGAAAATTCTGATACACATCACCGAGTCGATCGAAGGGGAAGAACCGCTCCCAAGCCCGACCAATAATTTTAGTTTGCGGGAGCAAACCCCAGACGTGGGAGTCGTTACTGTTGTTGCGATTGTCGCCCATGACGAAGACATTGTCGGGGGTGACGGTAATGGGCTGCATCCGGTAGGTCGGTGGGGCCGCAATGTAAGGTTCAATCAGGGCTTGTCCATCCACAAACACCTTGCCCTGCTTGACTTCAACGGTTTGACCCGGTAGCCCGATGACGCGTTTGATAAAGGCTTGATTGGCTTGATAGCCTTGCTGCAATAGCAAATCGGGCGGTTGGAAGACAACGATGTCGCCAAACTGTGGTGCATGTTGACGATAAGAAATCTTGTCGACAACTAGGCGATCACCAATCCGTAGCGTAGGCACCATCGAACTCGATGGAATATAGCGTGGCTCTGCGATAAAGCCCCGAATAAATAAAGCTAATACCAGTGCAATAACCGCGATTTGGACGTTTTCCCAGGCCGCTTTCAAGGCGGATTTTTCGGCTGGTGCGGGTTTGGCGGGTTGCGTTGCCGGGTTCTCTGACTGTTGATCTGTTTGCGGCTGCTCTGAAGCCATGCCCTATCTCCCAAACCACTTGCTGATTACGTTGCTGCTGTTCAATTATTCTACAGTTTGGCTGGATCAAGACTTGGGTGTTCAACTGGGTGCTCGATCACACTGAAAAATCCCAGTCGCATACGGAGGATGCACGCCCCATGTGGTTACGCCTTAAAAGATCACGCGTATCCGCCCCAACTCGGTTCCACCATTCCGTAAAATGGGGAAACGCTAAATTATGGTTTTGTTGTTGCTTGTTGGTTCTGGGTGAGCGGTTTTTATGGCACTGATTGTTCAAAAGTATGGTGGGACTTCCGTTGGATCAGTTGAGCGGATTCAGGCAGTGGCGCAGCGAATCAAACGCACTGTGGATGTGGGAAATTCTGTAGTGGTTGTCGTTTCGGCGATGGGTAAGACAACCGATGGGTTAGTCAAACTCGCCAGTGATATTTCGGCCAATCCCAGCCGACGAGAAATGGATATGCTATTGGCGACTGGGGAGCAGGTGACGATCGCCTTGCTGAGTATGGCCCTCCAGGAAATCGAGCAGCCAGCCATTTCCCTCACGGGGGCGCAGGTCGGCATCTTGACGGAAGCGCAGCATTCCCGCGCCCGAATTTTGAACATTAATCCCGATCGGATTCAGCGCCACTTGGATGAAGACAAAGTGATCGTTGTTGCGGGTTTCCAAGGTGTCAGTCCTAACGCTGATTGGGATATTACGACCCTCGGCCGTGGTGGGTCAGATACTTCGGCGGTGGCCTTGGCGGCAGCCTTGCGCGCCGATTTTTGTGAAATCTATACCGATGTGCCAGGAATTTTGACCACGGACCCACGCTTGGTGCCAGAAGCACAATTGATGGCGGAAGTGACGAGTGATGAAATGCTTGAACTCGCAAGTTTGGGCGCGAAAGTTTTGCATCCACGTGCCGTCGAAATTGCCCGTAACTATGGCATGCCCTTGGTTGTGCGATCGAGTTGGTCAGAGGAACCCGGAACTTGGGTGCGCTCCCCCCAAACTGCCGCACGATCGCTTGAAGGGTTGGAAATTGCCCGTCCAGTCGATGGTGTGGAATTTGATACGGATCAGGCAAAAATTGCGATGTTACGCGTGCCGGATCAACCCGGCGTGGCCGCAAAACTTTTCAAAGAAATTAGTCAGCATAGTCTCGACGTTGATTTGATCATTCAATCGATTCATGAAGGCCATAATAACGACATCGCTTTTACCGTTGCCACCAGTTCGTTGAGTCAGGCGGAATCAGTAGCGAATGCGATTTTGCCAACGCTGACCCAAGGTCAAGCTGCTGTTGCCATCGAAGATGCAGCGGACGTGACGGTTGAGCAGCAGATTGCCAAGGTGAGTATTGCCGGAGCCGGGATGATCGGGCGGCCGGGCGTTGCGGCGGAAATGTTTACCGCACTATCGGCAGCGGGCATTAATATTCGGATGATCTCAACTTCTGAGGTCAAGGTGAGTTGTGTCATTGATGCGGCGGATTGTGATCAGGCGATCGCCACACTTTGTACCACCTTTGATATTGAAACTTCCACGATGGATGACGCAATGGCGCAATCCACCCAAGCCGCAGTCGTCAGGGGTGTGGCCTTGGATCTGAAGCAAGCCCGCTTGGCGGTGCGGCATGTGCCAGATGTGCCGGGGATGGCGGCGCAGGTGTTTCAGCTATTAGCCGAGCATAATATCAGCGTGGATATGATTATTCAGTCGCAGCGCTGCCGGGTCGTGGATGATGTACGTACCCGTGATATTGCCTTTACGGTGGCGCAAATGGATGCTGATGCCGCAAAGCAGGTGATTGAATCGGCCCGATCGACGTTGAACTGCGGTGAAATCGTGGTGGATGCGGCGATCGCTAAGGTGAGTGTGGTGGGTTCGGGTATGGTCGGTCAGCCGGGCGTCGCTGGCAAGATGTTTGAGGCGTTATATCAGCAGGCGATCAATATTCAGATGATCGCAACTTCCGAGATTAAGGTGAGTTGTGTGGTGCATGAGGATGCCGGTGTAAAAGCGCTGAAGGCAGTGCATGACGCGTTTGAGCTGGCCGGTGAGGGAAAAGTTGTGGTGTCTGCTTAGGTGCACGAATGGCAGCTCAAAACTTAGCTAAATGTAATTAACTAGCTGAATCCCGCATTAGTATTTCTGAATCTCACCCTTTTGGGTGAGATCAGCACAAAGCCAACCAATATTCACAAAAATATAGATATTTGTATCGCCTTTATTCGCAGTAGTCTCACGCTTAACTGAGAGAAACTGTATTAGAGGCGACTTTTTTACTCAATTTTTATTTTGTAGGATAACTTTATCCCCGTGTATTTACGTAGTTCGTGTGTCGGTAACTAGCTCGGTTGCCTATGCAATGGTGATCGTCATGGTTGACGAGTGCGATTGGAATTTTTATCTGGAGAAAATGCTGTAGTGGATAGCAGAATGCGCCGATTTTTTTTGTTTGCGGTTGGTCTGGTCGTTGCCATCTCGCTGGGTTGCTCAAGTCTAATATTTCCGGCGACTGTGGCCGCAAAGTCGTCTGATCCCTGTGTTGGTATCCTGGGAAAAGCCGATAAGCTGTATGTGCGGCGGCAGCTCGAACAAGCTGAGAAATTGTATCGACAATGCAAACCGGAGTTTGCGGATGAGGAAGATACGTCGGCATTTTTCCCAAAAGCGATTACTGATCCCAGTGAACTTTCAGTTAGTGGTCAAAGATTTTGGAAAAATGCTCAAGATGGTATCGAGCAGAACTTAGAAATTAAAACAAATGTCTCGCTAAAGTTATTGACTGAGCGTTATCCCGAGTTTATCCCGGCTCATTTATTGCGGGCTAAGTTGCTGAAGGACTCAGAGGGCAATGAAGAAACTTATTTAGAAACATTAGAGCGTACGGCATCGTTGTTTCCGCATGATGCGGACATTGCCAAAATGCGGGTCGAGGCTTTGCGTGATGCGGGAGAGCGACTCGATGCGTCGATCGCGGCACGTTTATTCAGTATTGTGAATGAGAAACACCCGCAGGCGTCGGAGTTTCAGAAGATGGCGGATGAGGACTTGCGTAAGTTCCGCAGTGGTATCAAAGCCCAATATATTGGCAAAACTGCTGCTAGTTTTCTCTGTACTTTATTTTGTCCTGGTGGTGGTTCAACCATTCAGAAGGCGACGGAGTCTGTCCGTATGGCTCAGTTGGTTTTTGAGGGGGAGTCCAAGTTGGGTAGCCGTTTAGCTGGTGAACGATTGAATAAGGGGGATTTAGTTGAAGATCCTGTAATCACTAAATATGTGGATAAGATTGGCCAGGATATGGCTAGGCTAATGGGGCGTGATGAGTTTACCTATGAGTTTTATGTGGTGAATAATCCGAGTCTGAATGCTTCAGCTTATCCAGGTGGCAAAGTTTTTATCAATACTGGTGCAATTACTGCCGCGAGAACAGAGGCTGAGTTGGCAGGAATTATTGGCCATGAGGTAGCCCATGCGGTGCTGTCTCATGGTTATCAAAAGGTGTCGAATGCTCGGTTTCTCAATAGCCTGACTAAAGTCTCACCCCTGAAAGGCTTCTCTCGTTATCTTGGTCTAGCGACTTCGGCAATGAGCCGTAAGCAAGAGAAGGATTGTGACATCTTAGCGACGCGGGCATTGGTGGGTTATGGATACGCGGCTGATGGTTTGCATAATTTGTTTACTAACTTGACGAAAATTTCGGGGTCACGTCCACCAGCTTATTTGTCGAGTCATCCTGTGCCAGAAACGCGGCTGAAGTACCTGCGCGCATTAATTAAGCAGAATGGCTATAACCGCTATGCCTACGAGGGCGTTCAAGAACACGACAAGATCAAGCAGCGTTTGAAAGAGTTAGGCACGTAGATCGATTCTGACCATTTCTGTTGTTTGCTAGGGCGATTTTTCATGGGACGTATGCGGCTGTTTGGTTTAGCATTGCTGACTTTCTTGTTTGTGACAGTTGGTGCGATCGCTAAGAAATCGCTCCCGGTTTTGCTATGTGGTTTGTTCTCTGTGCAGTCAGGTCTATGTCCTGGTTGGGAAGGGAACGTTGGGGCATTGGCAATACCGCCGATTCTTCGAACGGAGGCTGATCTCGCTTATGATTTGGCGGATGATTTCGCGATCGCTCTGCAAACGCCCTATAGTTCAGGTCGAAATGAGATTGTTGTAAGTTCGGCATCGACTGGTGCGGAGCAGCGTTTTTGGACGAACTTGCCTGGATCAGGTGCGTTTCAGCTACATGAGTTGCAGCTTAATCAGATGCCGGTGGATAGTCCAGAGAGTTTGATTGCGAAGACCAGTGCGCCTGTGAGTGTGGCGGACGTGCAGCAGCGGTTTAGTCAGGTTAAAGCTGAGTTTGATGGAAATCGGTTGTCTGCAATTACTTTGGCTGATGGCTCAAAGGCGAAATTCTCTGTGTCACAGGCGGTGATCACAAAGGCTGATGGAAGTTTGGCGACAACCGTGAATGCGCCCCAGAGTAGTCTTGACTCGGCAGTTTTGATCGCTAGTGCTAGTCCCAATATGCGACAGTTGATCGCGCAGGCGAATGCTCCCTGTGAGCAGCAGACGGTCAAAGAGATTATGCGGATATCAACTGATGTTGAGCAATGGTCGAAGGCAATTTCGTCTCAATGGGAACCGGATCTTAACTGGGAGGATGGCTTAACCCAGGGATTGATTATGGAGGCTTCGCGGGCGTTAGCGAGTTCACTTAAAGATGCGACTTCTGGAAGAGTTGGTTTGCAGCGGACAAGTTGTAAGCAACCTGTGAAATGTGGGCAGCGACGCGATACAAGAGCCGAGAATATTCCAGGGAATCAAATTATTACCGATTTATTCCAAGTTCCGCCTGGAGCTACGGGTGATTTGACGTTGGAATATCAGTTTTTTACAGTTCCCGATCGCATTGAAGTTTCCTATAACGGGAAAGTCCAATATGAAGTTGGCCCAACTGGAGGAGGAGATAAAAAGACATTTTCTCTTTCAGATGTTAACCAAGGATTTGTTGGGATTCGAGTGATTGGAAATCCAGATAAGGGTACCGAATGGTGGTACGAAATTGCTTGCAATATCGGTATTCTATCTTTTTATGAGCAGGGTCTAGAGCATTTAAAAGCTCAGGAATATGCTGAAGCAGTTAGTGACTTCACTGAAGCTCTGAAACTTAATCCAAATCATGCAGATGCTTTATATGAACGTGGAAGGGCGCTATATGAATTACGTCAGAAAAGTAAAGCGCTAGAAGATTATGAGCAAGCCATTGAGATTAATCCACAACGAGTGAAGTCTTATGCAGATTCGAGTTTAGACGATGATAGTGTCTTGGATTTAGTCAGCTTGATAGCTGATTTTACACCTTTTTTAGGTGTTGGAAAGGGCTGGATTGAATCAATTACAGGTAAAACGTTAACGGGCGATACTCTTGCAACCTGGGAGCGGATTTTAGGAATTATTCCATATGGCAGAAAAGTTTCTGATTTAGGGCGGTCAGCCTTTAATCGTGCTGTTGATATTCGTAGAGATCTTATAAAGCAACTCAAGGAATCAGGAATTAAACATTCTCCGGAAAGGATTGCTCGAATTTCAAAAACTCCCAATGGGAAAATAGTTTTTCTAGAGGCTGGAAATTCAAAGTCTGGACTTCAACACATATTGCAAAAGCATGGCGATGAATTTCTTAAAAAAGGTGTCAAGACAGAAGATATTCCAGACTTTATTATGAAAACTGTGACTAAAGGGAAAATTGTTGGATATCAAGGCAAAGGTAAAGGCCGTCCGATTTACGAGATTTTTTATAAAGGTAAGTCTCATCGAGTCGCTGTTACTGTTTCAGATAATGGTTATATTGTTGGTGCAAATTTCAAGAAAAGTCCATAAAAGAAAATGCGAATTAAATTAATGGCAGATTATCAGTGTTATCCAATTTGGTTAATAGAAGATGAAGAAACGGATAATATTGATCCATCGGTTTTACCTGTATCTAAATCAACTCTTGAGAGACTAAATTGTTGGGCAGAATGGTATGACTCTACTCTTAAGCAAGATGATCCAGAAAATTCTGGATTTAAGAGTTCTAAAGAAGAAAATGATTTTAATGCTGAAGGTGTGCACCTTTTTCGTCAACTACTAGCTGAACTGCCAAAATCTTATGAGGTTTTTTACTATAGTGAGGATCAGCAAAAATTGATTGCGGCGGTAGATGTATTTTCTTCTTCAGAGGAGTAATAGATAAATTAATAAGTATATGCTTCCCATCGAACAGTAATTCTGAAATGCTTTAGATTAAAAACGGTAGATGAAAATGAAAAAGTTAATGATCGCATCTTTCCTGGCACTTCCTATTGCTTTATCATTGGCATCCGTTGGATTCGCCCAACGGGAGGTGACCTGTAAAGCCTACACAGTGACCATTCCGACGGAGAGGCGGGCACCGCTATACGATGAAGTCAATAATTGCCCATTAGTTAAAGGGAAATTTTCAATTCAAGGAACGTTTGCGAATAAAACCCGAGCTGTCTATCTACATGCTTGGGAAGCGGCATTTTACCTGTATAAGGGCAAAAACTATATTAATGGTAGCTCAGTTGATTTATCCGGTTTTGATGTCGCTGGGACCACAAGACGCCCACAATATCGGTTTACCGATAAAAAATTGACTTATGTGATTTCGTTTCAATATTCCGATGCCGATACAATTCGATTAGAAGTATTTCGTGGCAAGCAGCGCATAATTAATGATTTATTACAGCGGAAATCTAAATCAACTAGGCCTGATTTCTAGATATCCTGAATGCCTTTCCTCGCATTCACAAACCTTTAAATTAGTTTCTTTGAACTACCTGCGCTGCTGAACTTTAAAGACATCTAGACAGTTTCCGGAAAGGCCGTTGAATTAGCTGTTGGATAAGAATAGCTGGAGTTTGTGGCGTTTGCTCCGTTGCTCGCCAGTTGATGTATGTTTCGCCCCCAAACATAACGCGCATTTAATTATGAATACTGCAAGCCGTTTGAATAACCGTTACGAGATCCTGCATGAAATTGGTGATGGTGGATTTGGCAAAACTTTCTTGGTGCGTGATCACCAAATGCCCTCAGCGCGTGAGTGTGTCGTCAAGCAGTTGAAACCATTGCATGACAAAGCGGAAGTTTACGAAATGGTCAAGGACCGCTTCCAGCGTGAAGCAGCTATCTTGGAGAAGCTCGGCGCACATAACCAAATCCCCTCGCTATATGCTTATTTTTCCGAGACGGATTTGTTCTATTTGGTCGAGGAATATGTTGAAGGTGAAACCCTAACGCAACGTATCGATCGCACCGGGGTCTTGAGCGAAGACGAAGTGCGATCGCTGCTCAAGCAACTCTTGCCTGTGATTGTGCATATCCACCAGCAGCAAATCGTTCACCGCGATATTAAACCCGACAACATTATCCTGCGAGAATCTGACCAAAAGCCGGTTGTGATTGACTTTGGTGCGGTCAAAGAAACGATGAGCACAATGCTCAATACCCAGGGCAAAAGTACCCATTCGATCGTCGTTGGAACGCCCGGTTATATGCCTTCGGAGCAATTGGCAGGCCGTCCGATGTACTCCAGTGATCTCTACAGCCTTGGCCTCACGGCCATCTACCTCCTCACAGGCAAAATGCCGAGTGAAATCGACACCTCGCCCGAAACGGGGGCATTTCGCTGGCGCGGGCATATCGCCGGGATTAGTGAGGCGTTTGCTGAATTTCTAGACCGCGCAATTCAGGTCAATCCCCATGCCCGATTTAGGAATGCGCAAGAGATGTATCTTGCCCTTAATAGCTTAGATGTGGGGCCGATGACGCTGCCGCCGGAGTCGGCTGCCGCTCAACAACCCCATTTGGCAATGCCCGCCGCATCGGCAACGGTAGTTTCGATGCCCCCAGCGACCGTGACATCTACTCCCACACAAGTCATGTCGCCCGCCAATCCTTCGGTGGGGC
This window of the Romeriopsis navalis LEGE 11480 genome carries:
- a CDS encoding protein kinase domain-containing protein, with protein sequence MNTASRLNNRYEILHEIGDGGFGKTFLVRDHQMPSARECVVKQLKPLHDKAEVYEMVKDRFQREAAILEKLGAHNQIPSLYAYFSETDLFYLVEEYVEGETLTQRIDRTGVLSEDEVRSLLKQLLPVIVHIHQQQIVHRDIKPDNIILRESDQKPVVIDFGAVKETMSTMLNTQGKSTHSIVVGTPGYMPSEQLAGRPMYSSDLYSLGLTAIYLLTGKMPSEIDTSPETGAFRWRGHIAGISEAFAEFLDRAIQVNPHARFRNAQEMYLALNSLDVGPMTLPPESAAAQQPHLAMPAASATVVSMPPATVTSTPTQVMSPANPSVGPATPSGYYPTTASAGGEWKKAAMTGGIIGMSILIGAVVLKGPSNPFAAVSPKPTATASPAANVTQPSKASSAKNPDTGAKSGDNQSATPPVQTKTIIVEKTTPAVTAAEARRRNAGTNATIVGKAGSKNIRSGPGTQYAKKHVAYPGDRVTILADSRDSGGYTWRKIHFPQSGAEGWIASQLLQADGGNNPPMETAPPRKVVSKPAPPVRQVATNASIGGKAGSKNIRSGPGTQYGKKHVAYPGDRVKIVGSGQDRGGYTWHKVYFPKSGAEGWIAAQLLNID
- a CDS encoding pentapeptide repeat-containing protein, producing the protein MNSEALLAQYDGGDRQFETVELTDAKLTHQKLPGINLRRAQLVGANFQGGDLALADFSQANLRSADLRYANLQRADLSEADLTGANLSDANLSAAQLSYTTLNYAELHQADLRHSNLSGASFVGAKLPGADLSNANLAGSDLRGAEFRQTKLDCANLRGANLQDANLRWADLSGADLSGADLSGATLSGATLTGANLSGTILIDAVFVHADLTRANLNEVDWSGADFTAAKMTGVKLHNTRPFGATFDGLECQWLDLSANGDHSTTFQFSSKNPYEYFYKAAPTVEIIIDGRLNTEGHSALAVIYQRLARQLKTALPTPHVLPDRKRTRLTFTLHRDEKLFLTAYTMMFPFTDAVISHQALVEQLRSITQECLQQSKPQMQAFQRMVTNLNQQRQKTIADAQLQSLAQSVQSVPFFQAPTRIIVTNSNAHRLVLYGNPTFGRRSSQMLASCLNSEQTVLQTSGGRLSRPSREEVIHFINRFRWSEHYLRGIAS
- the lepB gene encoding signal peptidase I, yielding MASEQPQTDQQSENPATQPAKPAPAEKSALKAAWENVQIAVIALVLALFIRGFIAEPRYIPSSSMVPTLRIGDRLVVDKISYRQHAPQFGDIVVFQPPDLLLQQGYQANQAFIKRVIGLPGQTVEVKQGKVFVDGQALIEPYIAAPPTYRMQPITVTPDNVFVMGDNRNNSNDSHVWGLLPQTKIIGRAWERFFPFDRLGDVYQNFPR
- a CDS encoding aspartate kinase: MALIVQKYGGTSVGSVERIQAVAQRIKRTVDVGNSVVVVVSAMGKTTDGLVKLASDISANPSRREMDMLLATGEQVTIALLSMALQEIEQPAISLTGAQVGILTEAQHSRARILNINPDRIQRHLDEDKVIVVAGFQGVSPNADWDITTLGRGGSDTSAVALAAALRADFCEIYTDVPGILTTDPRLVPEAQLMAEVTSDEMLELASLGAKVLHPRAVEIARNYGMPLVVRSSWSEEPGTWVRSPQTAARSLEGLEIARPVDGVEFDTDQAKIAMLRVPDQPGVAAKLFKEISQHSLDVDLIIQSIHEGHNNDIAFTVATSSLSQAESVANAILPTLTQGQAAVAIEDAADVTVEQQIAKVSIAGAGMIGRPGVAAEMFTALSAAGINIRMISTSEVKVSCVIDAADCDQAIATLCTTFDIETSTMDDAMAQSTQAAVVRGVALDLKQARLAVRHVPDVPGMAAQVFQLLAEHNISVDMIIQSQRCRVVDDVRTRDIAFTVAQMDADAAKQVIESARSTLNCGEIVVDAAIAKVSVVGSGMVGQPGVAGKMFEALYQQAINIQMIATSEIKVSCVVHEDAGVKALKAVHDAFELAGEGKVVVSA
- a CDS encoding tetratricopeptide repeat protein, yielding MGRMRLFGLALLTFLFVTVGAIAKKSLPVLLCGLFSVQSGLCPGWEGNVGALAIPPILRTEADLAYDLADDFAIALQTPYSSGRNEIVVSSASTGAEQRFWTNLPGSGAFQLHELQLNQMPVDSPESLIAKTSAPVSVADVQQRFSQVKAEFDGNRLSAITLADGSKAKFSVSQAVITKADGSLATTVNAPQSSLDSAVLIASASPNMRQLIAQANAPCEQQTVKEIMRISTDVEQWSKAISSQWEPDLNWEDGLTQGLIMEASRALASSLKDATSGRVGLQRTSCKQPVKCGQRRDTRAENIPGNQIITDLFQVPPGATGDLTLEYQFFTVPDRIEVSYNGKVQYEVGPTGGGDKKTFSLSDVNQGFVGIRVIGNPDKGTEWWYEIACNIGILSFYEQGLEHLKAQEYAEAVSDFTEALKLNPNHADALYERGRALYELRQKSKALEDYEQAIEINPQRVKSYADSSLDDDSVLDLVSLIADFTPFLGVGKGWIESITGKTLTGDTLATWERILGIIPYGRKVSDLGRSAFNRAVDIRRDLIKQLKESGIKHSPERIARISKTPNGKIVFLEAGNSKSGLQHILQKHGDEFLKKGVKTEDIPDFIMKTVTKGKIVGYQGKGKGRPIYEIFYKGKSHRVAVTVSDNGYIVGANFKKSP
- a CDS encoding prephenate/arogenate dehydrogenase, producing the protein MKIGIIGLGLIGGSLGLDLKAKGYEVIGVSRRNRTCKVAVERAIVDRASTDLTTLAVADVIFICTPIGQIKATVEQLVPHLRPTTILTDVGSVKAGVVETIAPLWPNFIGGHPMAGTAESGVDAALRNLFAGNPYVLTPIASTPQTAVTTMEHLINDLKANLLHCAPPDHDRAVAWISHLPVITSASLIASCLNEPDKAVIALAQALASSGFRDTSRVGGGNPELGRMMAEFNQPALLQTLYGYRTQLDQMIGQIKAGEWSALTNTLQATQTA
- a CDS encoding M48 family metallopeptidase, producing the protein MRRFFLFAVGLVVAISLGCSSLIFPATVAAKSSDPCVGILGKADKLYVRRQLEQAEKLYRQCKPEFADEEDTSAFFPKAITDPSELSVSGQRFWKNAQDGIEQNLEIKTNVSLKLLTERYPEFIPAHLLRAKLLKDSEGNEETYLETLERTASLFPHDADIAKMRVEALRDAGERLDASIAARLFSIVNEKHPQASEFQKMADEDLRKFRSGIKAQYIGKTAASFLCTLFCPGGGSTIQKATESVRMAQLVFEGESKLGSRLAGERLNKGDLVEDPVITKYVDKIGQDMARLMGRDEFTYEFYVVNNPSLNASAYPGGKVFINTGAITAARTEAELAGIIGHEVAHAVLSHGYQKVSNARFLNSLTKVSPLKGFSRYLGLATSAMSRKQEKDCDILATRALVGYGYAADGLHNLFTNLTKISGSRPPAYLSSHPVPETRLKYLRALIKQNGYNRYAYEGVQEHDKIKQRLKELGT